Proteins from one Crocosphaera sp. UHCC 0190 genomic window:
- a CDS encoding MarC family protein produces MEWSFLRNFAITLFALLNPLGMLPIFISYTARERKEVQRMVALFVSATVLALLLIFMFIGTPMLEFFGVTLNSFRIAGGILLLGIGINIEKYLSTHFNCHSV; encoded by the coding sequence ATGGAATGGTCATTTTTAAGAAACTTTGCGATCACCCTATTTGCTCTCTTGAATCCTTTAGGAATGTTGCCTATTTTTATTAGCTATACTGCTCGTGAACGAAAAGAAGTTCAACGAATGGTGGCTTTATTTGTCTCTGCTACTGTCCTAGCGTTGTTGTTGATTTTCATGTTTATAGGAACGCCGATGCTTGAATTTTTTGGTGTCACCTTAAATTCATTTCGCATTGCAGGGGGAATCCTACTTTTGGGCATCGGTATCAACATTGAAAAATATTTATCTACTCACTTTAATTGCCATTCTGTTTAA
- a CDS encoding DUF433 domain-containing protein, translating into MELTIVSEIAPLEMTPEGVVRVGKTRVTLDTVITVFKQGTTAEEIAYRYPSLSLADIYSAIAFYLNHQPEVETYLQQREQQAQEIRRINEAKFDPQGLRDRLIARKTHQQVC; encoded by the coding sequence ATGGAATTAACCATAGTTTCTGAAATCGCCCCTCTAGAAATGACCCCCGAAGGTGTAGTTCGAGTTGGGAAAACTCGCGTTACTCTTGATACCGTTATTACTGTCTTTAAACAAGGTACAACCGCCGAAGAAATTGCCTATCGCTATCCTTCTCTGAGTTTAGCCGATATTTATAGTGCGATCGCCTTCTATCTCAACCATCAACCCGAAGTTGAAACCTATTTACAGCAACGAGAACAACAAGCACAAGAAATTCGCAGGATCAATGAGGCGAAATTTGATCCCCAAGGGTTGCGTGACAGACTAATAGCTCGTAAAACTCACCAACAAGTATGTTAA
- a CDS encoding DUF5615 family PIN-like protein, whose protein sequence is MLKLLADENFDNTIVRGLLRLRASLDLVRVQDVGLSGKDDPSILAWAANENCILLTHDVATITQFAYERVIQGLSMPGVIEVRTDASIKRIIEDILIIVDCSLEGELEGQIYYLPL, encoded by the coding sequence ATGTTAAAGCTATTAGCAGACGAAAACTTTGATAATACTATTGTTAGAGGACTATTGCGCCTTCGAGCTAGTCTTGATCTTGTTCGAGTTCAAGATGTTGGTTTATCAGGTAAAGATGACCCATCTATTTTAGCTTGGGCAGCCAATGAAAATTGTATTTTACTCACCCATGATGTGGCAACCATTACTCAATTTGCTTATGAGCGCGTTATCCAAGGTTTATCTATGCCAGGTGTGATTGAAGTAAGGACGGATGCAAGTATTAAAAGGATAATAGAAGATATTTTAATCATTGTCGATTGTAGCTTAGAAGGTGAATTAGAAGGACAAATCTATTATCTTCCTCTTTGA
- a CDS encoding PEP-CTERM sorting domain-containing protein (PEP-CTERM proteins occur, often in large numbers, in the proteomes of bacteria that also encode an exosortase, a predicted intramembrane cysteine proteinase. The presence of a PEP-CTERM domain at a protein's C-terminus predicts cleavage within the sorting domain, followed by covalent anchoring to some some component of the (usually Gram-negative) cell surface. Many PEP-CTERM proteins exhibit an unusual sequence composition that includes large numbers of potential glycosylation sites. Expression of one such protein has been shown restore the ability of a bacterium to form floc, a type of biofilm.), with translation MAEIQDPVGETNINITNTLYVLQNGVPTALTPNSNGGFICNTQGSGTPIMAINRSRDPNGLGVITQCQGDTVGLTNQGTTPFTTYLTAQIIPDYQQDPSQLPPFLPRQGFTVNPGENRGLLQASPAQTTPESSSILGLLVLGGLGASGVMKKQKKCDR, from the coding sequence TTGGCAGAGATTCAAGACCCTGTTGGTGAGACAAATATTAATATAACAAATACCCTCTATGTTCTTCAGAATGGAGTCCCTACCGCACTAACGCCAAACAGTAATGGTGGTTTTATTTGTAACACGCAAGGAAGTGGTACACCAATAATGGCCATTAATCGTTCTCGCGACCCAAACGGTCTAGGTGTCATTACTCAATGTCAGGGTGATACAGTCGGGTTAACCAATCAAGGGACTACCCCTTTTACTACCTATCTTACTGCTCAAATCATCCCTGATTATCAACAAGATCCCAGTCAATTACCCCCCTTTTTACCACGTCAAGGATTTACGGTCAATCCAGGAGAGAATAGAGGTCTTTTACAAGCTAGTCCAGCCCAAACTACCCCAGAATCTAGCTCTATTTTAGGCTTATTAGTCTTGGGAGGACTAGGGGCTAGTGGTGTGATGAAAAAGCAAAAAAAGTGCGATCGCTGA
- a CDS encoding type IV pilin-like G/H family protein: protein MINLGLIQNMTQLFKTKVLIYTLVLGTGIVGFSLITQAEDQADQDQNIALQVVAKMTEAQRTYYQNNGNFRAPINDLKKDFDLTLPPTFNYAVRTTSEAAYSYVIPAQSKVSGQLKAYVGGAFITPNQTPKITTIICESTKPGQIRPADPQLVRGTDLANPTKLALQCGDFSVRVPDSKVTF from the coding sequence ATGATTAATTTAGGTCTAATTCAAAACATGACTCAACTTTTTAAGACAAAAGTGCTAATTTATACCCTGGTATTAGGGACTGGCATAGTGGGGTTTAGTTTAATAACTCAAGCAGAAGATCAAGCTGATCAAGATCAAAATATTGCCTTACAAGTTGTTGCGAAAATGACAGAAGCGCAGCGCACTTATTATCAAAACAATGGTAATTTTCGCGCTCCTATTAACGATCTAAAAAAAGATTTTGATCTGACCCTACCTCCTACCTTTAATTATGCCGTTCGGACAACTTCAGAAGCAGCCTACAGTTATGTTATTCCGGCTCAATCGAAGGTTTCTGGTCAGCTTAAAGCCTATGTAGGAGGAGCTTTTATCACCCCGAATCAAACTCCAAAAATTACTACCATTATCTGTGAAAGTACAAAACCTGGACAAATCCGTCCGGCTGATCCCCAATTAGTCAGAGGAACAGATTTAGCTAACCCCACTAAATTAGCCTTACAATGCGGTGATTTTTCGGTTCGAGTACCTGACTCTAAAGTGACATTTTAA
- a CDS encoding DUF2442 domain-containing protein, producing the protein MHVKENLLKESIPFHKKDLLLHVVSVEYLDNYQLKLTFNNGIEGIVDLEQELYGEIFEPLKDKSLFQKVFVTSRTIEWSNGADFAPEFLFEIALDKQSVSKSDL; encoded by the coding sequence ATGCACGTCAAAGAAAACCTATTAAAAGAATCGATCCCCTTCCATAAAAAAGATCTATTGCTTCATGTTGTCTCTGTGGAATATCTAGATAACTATCAATTAAAGCTAACGTTTAATAATGGAATAGAAGGGATTGTAGATTTAGAACAAGAATTGTATGGAGAAATCTTTGAACCATTGAAAGATAAAAGTTTATTTCAAAAGGTATTTGTAACTAGTCGGACTATAGAATGGTCCAACGGAGCAGACTTTGCCCCTGAGTTTTTATTTGAAATTGCTCTCGACAAGCAATCTGTTAGTAAGTCCGACCTGTAA
- a CDS encoding glycine zipper family protein, whose translation MKRIIKGLSLTLVSSVLFTDLTLAQSLPPEPFAYPTKEQTPEQQQQDHYACYSWAKQQTGVDPSQLSPQTTAQSSQQGTVLRTTAKDSLLGVVGGAIGGDVGEGAAIGAGVGALRGLFKRREEQQQATQATNQAAAQEQQKLQTYYRAWTACMEGRGYTVK comes from the coding sequence ATGAAACGCATTATTAAAGGGCTGAGTTTAACGCTTGTTAGTTCTGTTTTGTTTACTGACTTAACACTTGCTCAATCTCTCCCTCCCGAACCCTTTGCTTACCCCACCAAAGAACAAACACCCGAACAACAACAACAGGATCATTATGCCTGTTATTCCTGGGCAAAACAGCAAACAGGAGTCGATCCCAGTCAATTATCCCCCCAAACCACAGCCCAATCTTCCCAACAGGGAACAGTTCTCAGGACAACAGCAAAAGATTCTCTCTTAGGAGTTGTTGGCGGTGCAATTGGCGGTGATGTGGGGGAAGGAGCGGCGATCGGTGCTGGTGTTGGAGCATTAAGGGGGTTGTTCAAAAGACGAGAAGAACAACAACAGGCGACTCAAGCCACTAACCAAGCGGCAGCCCAGGAGCAGCAAAAACTACAAACCTATTATCGCGCCTGGACTGCTTGTATGGAGGGACGGGGTTATACGGTTAAGTAG
- a CDS encoding DUF4160 domain-containing protein codes for MIQTGEVCGQMPKRGLNLIWEWLDLHQSELLENWENARQRKPIKRIDPLP; via the coding sequence ATGATTCAAACAGGTGAAGTTTGTGGTCAAATGCCCAAAAGAGGACTAAATTTAATATGGGAGTGGCTTGATTTACACCAATCTGAACTATTGGAGAACTGGGAAAATGCACGTCAAAGAAAACCTATTAAAAGAATCGATCCCCTTCCATAA
- a CDS encoding DUF1254 domain-containing protein, which yields MPSLEETKAIAEAGFIYGLPIVMNYAVMYEYAVDKNSGQFKAPFNQIKNEARVFTYKDTAVITANSDTPYSFAWLDLRAEPIVLSVPGVEKDRYYSVMLEDGNTFIDGYIGSRATGNEAGDYMVVGPDWKGEKPPGIKKVFRATTQFTLVGYRTQLFNPEDMPNVVKIQSGYQVQPLSAYLKQPPPPSAPKIDFPKIDKELAKTNFFEYLDFALQFAPSGPEEKEIRAKLAKIGIGPHKTFDFKELSPEHKAQIVLGMKEGEAKIKQYLEDGQEVVNGWGMLNLFGNRGFFNGDWLKRAAGAQGGIYGNEVKEAAYPITKTLANGEILDGSKHKYKLTFPAGQFPPVNAFWSVTMYDGKTQLLIKNPINRYLINSPMLPTMKKNADGSLTLYIQKDSPGADKESNWLPAPDGSIYLVMRLYWPKETPPSILPVGQGTWKPPSIEIVN from the coding sequence ATGCCCAGTCTTGAAGAAACTAAGGCGATCGCTGAAGCAGGATTTATCTACGGCTTGCCCATCGTGATGAATTATGCTGTCATGTACGAATACGCTGTAGACAAAAACTCTGGGCAATTTAAAGCCCCTTTCAACCAGATTAAGAATGAAGCGAGGGTCTTTACCTACAAAGACACCGCTGTCATCACCGCCAACAGCGATACGCCCTATTCCTTTGCTTGGCTCGACCTACGGGCAGAACCAATTGTTTTATCTGTCCCTGGGGTTGAGAAAGATCGCTACTACTCAGTCATGCTTGAAGACGGTAACACATTCATTGATGGTTACATAGGCAGTCGAGCCACTGGTAACGAGGCAGGGGATTACATGGTTGTGGGTCCTGACTGGAAAGGGGAAAAACCACCAGGTATTAAGAAGGTATTTCGAGCTACAACGCAGTTTACATTAGTAGGGTATCGCACTCAGCTTTTTAACCCTGAAGATATGCCAAATGTGGTCAAAATTCAGTCTGGTTATCAAGTACAGCCTCTCTCTGCCTATCTTAAGCAACCGCCACCCCCATCAGCACCAAAGATTGACTTCCCTAAAATTGATAAAGAGTTAGCTAAGACCAATTTCTTTGAATATCTCGACTTCGCCCTACAGTTTGCACCTTCTGGGCCAGAAGAAAAGGAAATCCGAGCAAAGTTGGCAAAAATCGGCATTGGACCACATAAGACCTTTGACTTTAAGGAGCTTTCTCCTGAGCATAAAGCCCAAATCGTTCTTGGCATGAAAGAAGGGGAAGCCAAGATCAAACAATACCTTGAGGACGGGCAAGAAGTCGTTAATGGGTGGGGAATGTTAAATCTTTTTGGTAACCGAGGGTTTTTTAATGGTGATTGGTTGAAACGGGCTGCTGGGGCCCAGGGCGGAATTTACGGGAATGAGGTGAAGGAAGCGGCCTATCCCATTACCAAGACCCTTGCCAATGGTGAGATTCTTGATGGGAGCAAGCACAAATACAAGCTGACCTTTCCTGCGGGGCAGTTTCCACCTGTCAATGCTTTTTGGTCGGTGACCATGTATGATGGCAAGACACAATTATTGATCAAGAACCCGATTAATCGTTATCTGATCAACTCTCCCATGTTGCCGACGATGAAAAAGAATGCCGACGGTTCACTGACGTTGTATATTCAGAAGGATTCCCCAGGTGCTGACAAGGAATCTAATTGGCTACCCGCACCCGATGGATCAATCTATCTGGTGATGCGTCTCTATTGGCCTAAGGAAACACCCCCTTCTATTTTGCCAGTTGGACAAGGGACATGGAAACCACCCAGCATAGAAATAGTCAACTAA
- a CDS encoding DUF433 domain-containing protein: MNYRQRITINPSIRSGKPCIVNTRITVNDVLDYLGGGMTIEEVLDDFPDLTLEDIQACFAFAADRDRHLMIIPNEITV, from the coding sequence ATGAATTATCGTCAACGGATTACAATTAACCCCTCCATTCGTAGCGGAAAGCCCTGTATTGTTAATACTCGGATCACCGTTAATGATGTTTTAGACTATTTGGGTGGAGGGATGACTATTGAGGAAGTTTTAGACGATTTTCCCGATCTAACCTTAGAAGATATACAAGCCTGTTTCGCTTTTGCTGCTGACCGCGATCGCCATCTGATGATTATTCCCAATGAAATTACTGTTTGA
- a CDS encoding arylsulfatase produces the protein MTTKKPNIVVIWGDDIGTANLSIFTKGMMGYRTPNIDRIAEEGMLFTDYYGEQSCTAGRSAFMTGQSVFRTGLSKVGMPGADIGLQAADPTIAELLKPLGYATGQFGKNHFGDKDKFLPTQHGFDEFFGFLYHLNACEEPELRDYPPEKDFPNFREHFAPRGVLHSYSDGRIEDTGPLTKKRMETIDDEVFEATSEWLDRKAAEDNPFFLWFNTSHMHFRTHAKPESLGQSGRWQSEYHDVMIDHDKLVGALLQKLDDMGIADNTIVIYGTDNGPHMNSWPDGGMTPFRNEKDSNWEGAFRVPCFVRWPGVIKPGTISNEIVSNLDWLPTLLAAAGEPDITEKLLKGYQTGERTFKVHLDGYNLLPYFKGEVEKSPRVEFFYFSDDGDLMAMRYDNWKFIFMEQRVQGTLRIWQEPLVTLRFPKLFNLRTDPYERADITSNTYWDWVLDHIYLFLPAQKVVGDFLQTFVEFPPRQKAASFTIDQVLEKLQSGAGSR, from the coding sequence ATGACGACTAAAAAACCCAACATTGTAGTAATTTGGGGCGATGATATTGGAACTGCTAACCTGAGTATTTTTACTAAAGGGATGATGGGCTACCGCACCCCTAATATTGATCGCATTGCTGAGGAAGGAATGCTCTTTACGGACTATTATGGAGAGCAGAGTTGTACCGCAGGGCGATCTGCTTTTATGACGGGGCAATCGGTCTTTCGTACTGGCTTGAGCAAGGTAGGAATGCCGGGGGCAGATATCGGACTACAGGCAGCAGATCCTACCATAGCAGAACTATTAAAACCCTTGGGCTATGCTACAGGTCAATTTGGCAAAAATCACTTTGGGGATAAGGATAAATTTCTGCCTACCCAACACGGTTTTGATGAATTTTTCGGCTTTTTGTATCACCTGAACGCTTGTGAAGAACCGGAATTAAGAGATTATCCCCCCGAAAAAGATTTCCCCAATTTCCGCGAACACTTTGCCCCTCGTGGTGTTTTGCACTCATATTCCGATGGTCGTATTGAAGATACGGGACCTCTCACCAAAAAGCGCATGGAAACCATCGATGATGAGGTTTTTGAGGCAACCTCAGAATGGTTAGACCGCAAAGCAGCAGAAGATAATCCCTTTTTCTTATGGTTTAATACTTCTCATATGCACTTCCGCACCCATGCCAAACCTGAGAGTTTAGGGCAGTCGGGACGTTGGCAATCAGAATATCATGATGTCATGATCGACCATGATAAACTTGTCGGGGCTTTGCTCCAAAAGCTTGATGATATGGGCATTGCGGATAATACTATTGTTATTTATGGCACTGACAATGGCCCTCACATGAATTCTTGGCCTGATGGTGGTATGACTCCCTTTCGTAATGAAAAAGATTCTAACTGGGAAGGTGCATTCAGGGTTCCCTGTTTTGTGCGCTGGCCTGGGGTAATTAAACCAGGTACGATATCTAATGAAATTGTTAGTAATTTGGACTGGTTGCCAACCTTATTGGCAGCAGCAGGGGAACCAGATATCACAGAAAAACTGCTTAAAGGATATCAAACAGGGGAAAGAACCTTTAAAGTTCATTTGGATGGCTATAACCTTTTACCCTACTTTAAGGGAGAAGTGGAAAAGAGTCCCCGTGTCGAATTTTTCTACTTTTCTGATGATGGCGACCTCATGGCAATGCGCTATGATAACTGGAAATTTATCTTTATGGAGCAACGAGTACAAGGAACTCTCCGCATCTGGCAAGAACCCTTAGTTACTCTGCGTTTTCCCAAATTGTTTAACCTCCGCACTGATCCCTACGAACGAGCAGATATCACTTCTAATACTTATTGGGATTGGGTACTCGACCACATCTATTTATTTTTGCCCGCCCAGAAAGTCGTGGGAGATTTCTTGCAGACATTTGTTGAATTTCCCCCTCGTCAAAAAGCAGCGAGTTTCACGATTGACCAAGTATTAGAGAAACTGCAAAGTGGTGCAGGAAGCCGTTAA
- a CDS encoding sugar ABC transporter substrate-binding protein, with amino-acid sequence MDRFSQQLFIFKAKNFWRRFLRYCLLLPCFLILLTACQLTMLEQQSILQGRLLIWHPFQGENGIIFQNLLDDFQQLYPDVQLLSEYIPQTKLSQQFIQKSRAGLGATVLIDFAEQIPNMTKAGSIQPLTTKNLDLSKFLPSMVTQISYQDKIYGIPLVSQIRALCYNQAKLKALPSTEDQTLTQPPFGLEGLLIRARKGYSVGMVSTFEDTFWGLSIFGGKFFDADGLIKPELEGWGKWLKWLKKAETQPNFILIRNRDLLHDAFAQGKLTYYVCNSNEIGDLKTTLKNDLQVIPLPGEPNHRATPLLYTTVMMVNRSASINETELALQLAQFMTNPEQQLKAITQSLTFIPTNHKVSINQQLLPIEAMLHQQSKTAVAIPTDSVENILEIFEQGDILYQKAIAGDLSPSQAVKELTYRIKTQLNYQERK; translated from the coding sequence ATGGACCGTTTTTCTCAGCAACTTTTCATTTTTAAAGCTAAAAACTTCTGGCGGCGATTTCTTCGTTATTGTCTGTTACTTCCCTGTTTTCTCATCTTATTAACAGCCTGTCAATTAACTATGCTTGAGCAGCAATCTATTCTCCAAGGAAGACTGTTAATTTGGCATCCCTTTCAAGGAGAAAATGGGATAATTTTTCAGAATCTCCTGGATGATTTTCAACAATTATACCCAGATGTTCAACTACTAAGTGAATACATTCCCCAAACTAAACTTTCTCAACAGTTTATCCAAAAATCAAGAGCAGGTTTAGGAGCAACTGTATTGATTGATTTTGCAGAACAGATTCCTAATATGACCAAAGCAGGTAGTATTCAACCTCTTACCACAAAAAACCTAGATTTATCAAAGTTTTTGCCTTCAATGGTGACACAAATTAGTTATCAGGACAAAATTTATGGCATTCCTCTAGTTTCTCAGATTCGTGCGCTGTGTTATAACCAAGCTAAGCTTAAAGCACTCCCTAGCACTGAGGATCAAACCCTAACTCAACCGCCTTTTGGGTTAGAAGGGCTTCTAATACGAGCGCGAAAAGGCTATTCTGTTGGTATGGTTTCCACTTTTGAAGATACTTTTTGGGGTTTGAGTATTTTTGGGGGAAAATTCTTTGATGCTGATGGTTTAATCAAACCTGAATTAGAAGGATGGGGAAAGTGGCTAAAATGGCTCAAAAAAGCAGAAACACAGCCTAATTTTATTTTGATTCGCAATCGAGATCTTCTACATGATGCTTTTGCTCAAGGTAAGTTAACTTACTATGTTTGTAATTCTAATGAAATCGGGGATTTAAAAACAACTTTAAAAAATGACTTACAGGTTATTCCCTTGCCTGGAGAACCCAATCATCGAGCGACTCCCTTACTCTATACTACGGTAATGATGGTTAATCGTAGTGCTAGTATTAATGAAACTGAATTGGCCTTACAATTGGCACAATTTATGACTAACCCTGAACAACAATTAAAAGCAATTACACAGTCTTTAACCTTTATTCCCACGAACCATAAGGTCAGTATTAATCAACAGTTATTACCGATTGAAGCAATGTTACATCAGCAGTCGAAAACCGCCGTTGCCATTCCTACTGATTCTGTAGAAAATATTCTGGAAATCTTTGAACAAGGAGATATTTTGTATCAGAAAGCTATCGCGGGAGATCTCAGTCCATCTCAAGCTGTTAAGGAACTTACCTACAGAATTAAAACACAATTAAATTATCAAGAAAGGAAGTAA
- a CDS encoding BrnT family toxin, translating into MKLEFEWDDKKAKANQTKHGISFEEASTVFDDPLSINFDDPDHSTGENRYLIIGLSDQGKFLFVSYTDRNNKIRLISARLVTPKEKRYYER; encoded by the coding sequence TTGAAACTAGAGTTTGAATGGGATGACAAGAAAGCTAAAGCAAATCAAACAAAACATGGTATTTCTTTTGAAGAAGCATCCACAGTATTTGATGATCCCTTATCTATAAATTTCGATGATCCTGACCATTCTACAGGGGAGAATCGCTATCTTATAATAGGTTTATCAGATCAAGGTAAATTTCTATTTGTTTCTTATACAGATCGAAATAACAAGATTCGTTTAATTAGTGCAAGATTAGTTACACCAAAAGAAAAGAGATATTATGAACGATAA
- a CDS encoding YidH family protein — MSQTPKQPSNNDLAADRTELAKYRSRAAADRTLMAWIRTSLSLIGFGFGIPTIVRTIENTRLERHLDPVRFSVIVGLSFIGTGMLGMVLGLREHRKLLKQIESDRYTYETSYSAEIVGVALLVIGLVSFIGVIVKSLNF; from the coding sequence ATGAGTCAAACTCCCAAACAGCCTTCTAACAATGACTTAGCCGCCGATCGTACTGAACTAGCTAAATATCGTAGTCGGGCAGCCGCCGATCGCACCTTAATGGCTTGGATACGCACTTCTCTATCATTAATTGGTTTTGGTTTTGGTATTCCTACCATCGTCAGGACAATTGAAAATACCCGTCTTGAGCGTCATCTTGATCCAGTAAGATTTTCGGTTATTGTGGGATTATCTTTTATTGGTACAGGAATGTTGGGGATGGTTTTAGGGTTAAGAGAACACCGTAAGTTACTTAAACAAATTGAAAGCGATCGCTATACCTACGAAACTTCTTACAGTGCGGAAATTGTTGGGGTAGCATTGTTAGTAATTGGTTTAGTTAGTTTTATTGGAGTGATAGTTAAATCACTGAATTTTTAA
- a CDS encoding sodium dependent transporter: protein MNHPLLVIIVKVTIFSLMLAMGINLSLEKMLSLWRKPALLFRALLAVVVLVPLVVVALLKLFNLPLGVTIGLVLLAASPGAPLTTKRSQMAGARFRNSASLQLTLALLAVVITPLTLGIFAILFDNIPDKVTMLNVAKQVSIAQFLPISLGLLLQKFGAKYAVAIAQPLTFIANSLFLVLIILACIVGIPLLSKLWGLPLMAIAIMVIVSLGIGHALGGPDDDKRSILAISCIARNVGLALFIAILNGLEKQVMPTVVVYLMVGAVFGVLYSIYHKRKLAQLSQEN, encoded by the coding sequence ATGAACCATCCTTTATTGGTAATAATCGTTAAAGTTACAATTTTTTCCCTGATGTTAGCCATGGGGATCAATCTGTCTTTAGAAAAAATGCTCTCCCTTTGGCGCAAACCTGCTTTACTATTTCGCGCGCTTCTAGCAGTTGTTGTGCTAGTTCCCCTAGTGGTTGTGGCACTGCTGAAACTGTTTAACTTACCTTTGGGAGTAACCATAGGATTAGTCTTGTTAGCAGCCTCTCCAGGTGCGCCTCTGACTACAAAAAGAAGCCAAATGGCGGGGGCCAGATTTCGTAACTCTGCTAGTCTTCAGCTAACTCTGGCTTTACTTGCGGTTGTTATTACCCCTCTGACTTTAGGTATTTTTGCCATTCTATTTGACAATATACCCGACAAAGTAACCATGTTAAATGTGGCTAAACAGGTTTCTATCGCGCAATTTTTACCCATTAGTTTAGGTCTTTTGCTGCAAAAATTTGGGGCTAAATATGCAGTAGCGATCGCCCAACCTTTAACTTTTATTGCTAATAGTCTGTTTTTAGTATTAATTATTTTAGCCTGTATTGTGGGAATTCCTTTGTTGTCTAAACTTTGGGGATTACCATTGATGGCGATCGCTATTATGGTGATTGTCTCTCTGGGTATTGGACACGCTTTAGGGGGTCCAGATGACGATAAAAGGTCTATCTTAGCGATTTCCTGTATTGCTCGTAATGTTGGTTTAGCTTTGTTTATCGCCATTTTAAATGGTCTAGAAAAGCAAGTAATGCCGACGGTAGTAGTTTATTTGATGGTGGGGGCTGTTTTCGGTGTTCTCTACTCAATCTACCATAAGCGCAAATTAGCTCAATTATCTCAAGAAAACTAA